TAACGGTTACATAACCATATGCAACCTATTGAAACGTTTACGATTGAACTTGAGAACCGCGTTTGGCAATGACAAACGCCATACAGAGGAGGCAATCGCATGATCGGAACATGGATGGAAGAGATCAAGTCCATTTTACGTACCGAATTAAGCAGCCTGGAAGACTTTCTGCTGCCACCTGCCGGTGATGTGGAAATTGCTCAAGTGGAGCAGGCTATGAATCTCTCATTTCCAGAAGAGTTGAAGCAGCTATATCATACCCATAACGGTGAGTCTCGCAACGGTCCGGGCTTGTTTTTTGGACTGCAATTTCTGAGTTTGGACGAGATGCTCAGCGAGTGGAAAATCTGGTCTGATTTGCAGGAAGAATATGCAGATCTGGGCGATCATTACTCTATTCCGTCGGGCTGGGTGAAGGAGCAGTATATTAACCGGAATTGGATTCCTTTTTGTCATGATGGTGGAGGGAATCATCTGGGGATCGATCTGGACCCTGATGAAAATGGAGTTATCGGTCAGGTGATTAACTTCGGACGCGATGAGGAAACGAAGTTTGTCATTGCTCGTCACCTTGGTGAATTTATCCATTTCATGCGGGATACGGTGCGGGAAGGCAATTACACAGTAGAGCAAGAGGAAGGCATGGGCTACTGGATGTACGGTCGTAACGATCAGGCACGATTGCTACGGGACGCCCAGCAGTTTGCGCTCGGTGATGTGTTGTCAGCGTCAAAGATTCCGGCGTCAAACACTGATTTTGCGGCCTGGATGGGACGTCTATCCCAGCCATGGCAAGAATTGATTCGGCAGCAAAATGCTACGCCTGAGGAATTTGTTCGCCAATACCAGATTTTTCTGATCAACGAGAATCTAAGCGATCTAAGCGGCTTGGAACGTTGCAGCGAGGTGCGCGAACTGAGCCTGTCACGCAACCAGATTATGGATGTACAGCCGCTTGTAAATTGTAGCGAATTGAAAAAGCTGTATTTGCTAAACAATCCGATTCACGATCTGACGCCATTATCCAATCTGAAGTATTTGCATAGCTTGAACATTGCGGGCACATCAGTAACCGATCTAACGCCACTTGCCACTCTGTCAAGGCTGACAAAGCTATCTTGTAATGATACGCCGATAGAGGATTATCGTCCGCTATTGAAGATAAAGACATTAACTACGTTGACAATTTCAGCACCTTCACATAAGGCGGCTCAGGTGATTAGCGATATGCAGCAATTGCGTCATCTGACAATTCATGATGCACATACATGGCAGCCTCAGGATTGGGAGATGATTGGCACACTGCCTTTATTATCGTTAACCGTTAATGGCGGAACATGGGACAATGCCGATCATTTACGTGCATTCGAGCAATTGCAGGAATTAACCTTTCAACATTTGTATTTGCAGGATGCTTCTGCACTTGCAGACCTTCGCTCTTTGCAAAAGTTAAGTCTGCTGGATAATAGCGATATTTCTCAGTTAGAATCGATTACGCGGTCAACGACGTTGCGTAGCTTTACAGGCAGCTTTGCACAATTCGATCAGATTAAGGACGGTTTTAGTCAGCTGGTTGACTTCTCTAGTCTGACAGGCGATCTCACCAATGAACAGTTTGAAATCTGGTCCAACTATAATCGGCGCTAATTGCCAATATACCTACCGGAGCGCATGGTGCTCCGGTTTTTTGATATGCAGACCGATAGATCATAGTATATAGATAGGCATCCAATCGATATTGAAAATAATGACATATCTTTTTTCAGTCAGTTGCGAAAACATTGCGTGGCACAATGAAACAAAATGTAAAAAGTGAGTAAATGGGAGTAAAGCAGAGAAAAAAGTAGCTTGCGACAGGTAGCAATTTACTAAACTTTTAAAAATCAAACTTGTGGTCAAAAAGGGCTTTTTTTGCCTTTTTGATCTGCTTTACTCTTTCGCGCGACAGGCGTAATATACATTTCAGGATTTAGAGATTCACCGGTAACGGGAATCATTTTTGTTCAGAATGAACCATAGCATCACAATGTTTCTTGTTCTTTATTGCTGAGTTTCCGGTTATGCCGGAAAACGGGGGAACCAATTGTCAGGATGATCGGAGGTGTGAGAGCCGCCGACAGACTGCATGGGGTGAATCGCTTAGCACCGGTAACCATGGGACCGGCGCTGGGCGTAGGGCGACTCTCACCGCCCGAATCCGACAGCTAACCTCGTAAGCGGAAGTCGAGAGAGGAGTGTGGAACTTGTGCCGACACGACACAGGGTAAACAAAGCTCTGTGTTTTATTGTGCGCTTTTTGGGAATATTCTGAACCTTGTACAATCAATTACGCTTAATTTCCGATATGTGGACAGCCATTCATCAACTGTCCGCCGGAAAGCGGGGGAACCAATCGTCACGCTGTACAAAAGCTGATACTGCTTAGGCAACGGCTTTGCACAGCATGGACATGGGGTGAATTCCGGGATGACCGGAACGGGCAATCTTCCAGCCCGAACCCGACAGCTAACCTCGTCAGCGAATCAGGGAGAACTTATATCCGGCTTGAACCGGCGAAGGGATTGCAGGCATCCGATGATGTCTGTACGAGTTTCGTGCGGTCAATAGGGGAAGCCCGGTGAAAAGTTCCATTTTACCGAGGCTTCTTTTTTTATGCCCAAATTCGGGATAACACCATTTGACATGTAATTAATTTGGATTGAAGGAGTTACGTATCATGCTGGATTTGATCATGATTGTGTTGGTATTACTCATTGCATTCGCGCTTGGAGGACTGGGAGAATGGTCGTCCAGAGTGATCGGGGAAAGAGGGAAGGAACAATGACCTGGTTATTATGGATTATCATTGCAGGCGTACTGTTATATCTATGTTATGCCCTGATCTATCCCGAGAAATTCTAAACCGAAACCAACAGAAGAGAGTGGAGTGAGTATGTTAGCATACATCGGAGTTGCCGTTACCTTATTAATCGCGCTGTTACTGGCTCGTCCTATGGGCTTGTATATGGCTCGTGTATTTGATTATAAAACAGGGCGTCTGGATCGCTGGTTCGGACCACTGGAAAAACTGATTTTCAAAATCGGCGGTATTCGTCAGAGCAATCAAACGTGGAAGCAATACGCCGCAGCGCTCTTGGTCAGCAATACTATCATGCTGCTAATCGTGTATATCATTTTCCGATTACAGGATAAGCTACCGCTGAATCCTGCTGGTATCGCGGCGATGAGCCCGGATCTAGCATTTAATACAGCGATCAGCTTTATGACCAATACAAATTTACAGCATTATAGCGGTGAAAGCGGTTTGTCGCTGTTCTCGCAAATGACATCCATTATCTTCATGATGTTCGTCTCACCAGCTACTGGTATTGCTGTAGCCATCGCCTTTATTCGCGGTCTGGCAGGCAAGCCACTCGGTAACTTTTTCGTCGATCTGACACGGGCGATTACACGCATTTTGCTGCCACTAGCAATTGTGGCTGCACTGGTGTTTATCAGTCTGGGTGTACCGCAAACGATGCATACTTCCGTGACAGCAACGACCATACAGGGCGCACAGCAGGAGATTGGCATGGGACCGATCGGTAGTTTCCTAGCGATCAAGGAGTTAGGTAATAACGGCGGCGGTTTCTTCGGAGCCAACTCAGCGCATCCTTTTGAGAATCCGAATGGACTGAGTAATATGCTGCAAATGCTGCTGATGCTGCTTGTACCAACGTCATTGCCATTTACGTATGGACGCATGGTAAACAATCTGAAGCAGGGTCGCG
The DNA window shown above is from Paenibacillus sp. JQZ6Y-1 and carries:
- a CDS encoding SMI1/KNR4 family protein; this encodes MIGTWMEEIKSILRTELSSLEDFLLPPAGDVEIAQVEQAMNLSFPEELKQLYHTHNGESRNGPGLFFGLQFLSLDEMLSEWKIWSDLQEEYADLGDHYSIPSGWVKEQYINRNWIPFCHDGGGNHLGIDLDPDENGVIGQVINFGRDEETKFVIARHLGEFIHFMRDTVREGNYTVEQEEGMGYWMYGRNDQARLLRDAQQFALGDVLSASKIPASNTDFAAWMGRLSQPWQELIRQQNATPEEFVRQYQIFLINENLSDLSGLERCSEVRELSLSRNQIMDVQPLVNCSELKKLYLLNNPIHDLTPLSNLKYLHSLNIAGTSVTDLTPLATLSRLTKLSCNDTPIEDYRPLLKIKTLTTLTISAPSHKAAQVISDMQQLRHLTIHDAHTWQPQDWEMIGTLPLLSLTVNGGTWDNADHLRAFEQLQELTFQHLYLQDASALADLRSLQKLSLLDNSDISQLESITRSTTLRSFTGSFAQFDQIKDGFSQLVDFSSLTGDLTNEQFEIWSNYNRR
- the kdpF gene encoding K(+)-transporting ATPase subunit F, encoding MTWLLWIIIAGVLLYLCYALIYPEKF
- the kdpA gene encoding potassium-transporting ATPase subunit KdpA: MLAYIGVAVTLLIALLLARPMGLYMARVFDYKTGRLDRWFGPLEKLIFKIGGIRQSNQTWKQYAAALLVSNTIMLLIVYIIFRLQDKLPLNPAGIAAMSPDLAFNTAISFMTNTNLQHYSGESGLSLFSQMTSIIFMMFVSPATGIAVAIAFIRGLAGKPLGNFFVDLTRAITRILLPLAIVAALVFISLGVPQTMHTSVTATTIQGAQQEIGMGPIGSFLAIKELGNNGGGFFGANSAHPFENPNGLSNMLQMLLMLLVPTSLPFTYGRMVNNLKQGRVLFVSMAMMFVVMLSVSLYAEHQGNPLINQLGLQQSAGSMEGKEVRFGVEQSSLYSVVTTASETGAINTMHDTLTPIGGMITISNMMLNTVFGGSGVGMMNVLMYAIISVFLSGLMVGRTPEFLGRKIEGKEMKLIAVTLLIQPLLILAPTALALTYYPDTISNPGFHGLTQALYEFTSSAANNGSGFEGLGDNTLFWNISTGAVMFIARFFSMVTLLAVAGSLLAKTPVPESSGTLRTDQALFGGVFIVIVVLVGALTFFPALVLGPIAEQLTL